One genomic window of Conger conger chromosome 7, fConCon1.1, whole genome shotgun sequence includes the following:
- the gjb1a gene encoding connexin 27.5 isoform X1: MPLTPLAEPDLEPKMNWASFYAVLSGVNRHSTGIGRIWLSVLFIFRILILVVAAESAWGDEKAGFTCNTQQPGCDSVCYDQFFPISHIRLWALQLILVSTPALLVAMHVAHRRHIDKKIFKMSGRGSPKDLEQIKSHKFKITGALWWTYMISLLFRILFEAAFMYIFYMIYPGYKMFRLVKCDSYPCPNTVDCFISRPTEKTIITIFMLAVSGVCILLNIAEALYLVGRACSRHFNNADDSPMGAWITKKLFS, translated from the exons ATGCCTCTTACACCTCTTGCTGAGCCTG ACCTGGAACCGAAAATGAACTGGGCGTCCTTTTATGCCGTCCTCAGCGGCGTAAACAGGCACTCCACGGGCATCGGCCGCATCTGGCTCTCCGTCCTCTTCATCTTCCGCATCCTGATCCTGGTGGTGGCGGCCGAGAGTGCCTGGGGTGACGAAAAGGCGGGCTTCACCTGCAACACCCAGCAGCCGGGCTGCGACAGCGTCTGCTACGACCAGTTCTTCCCCATCTCGCACATCCGCCTGTGGGCTCTGCAGCTCATCCTGGTCTCCACCCCGGCCCTGCTGGTGGCCATGCACGTGGCGCACCGCCGCCACATCGACAAGAAGATCTTCAAGATGTCGGGCCGGGGCAGCCCCAAGGACCTGGAGCAGATCAAGAGCCACAAATTCAAGATCACCGGAGCTCTCTGGTGGACCTACATGATAAGCCTGCTCTTCCGCATCCTCTTTGAGGCCGCCTTCATGTACATCTTTTACATGATCTACCCAGGCTACAAAATGTTCCGGCTGGTCAAGTGTGACTCCTACCCCTGCCCGAACACGGTGGACTGTTTCATATCCCGTCCTACCGAGAAgaccatcatcaccatcttcATGCTGGCCGTGTCCGGGGTGTGTATTCTGCTCAATATCGCTGAGGCGCTCTATCTAGTGGGAAGAGCATGCAGCAGGCACTTCAACAATGCTGACGACTCACCCATGGGAGCTTGGATCACCAAAAAGCTTTTTAGCTAA
- the gjb1a gene encoding connexin 27.5 isoform X2, with the protein MNWASFYAVLSGVNRHSTGIGRIWLSVLFIFRILILVVAAESAWGDEKAGFTCNTQQPGCDSVCYDQFFPISHIRLWALQLILVSTPALLVAMHVAHRRHIDKKIFKMSGRGSPKDLEQIKSHKFKITGALWWTYMISLLFRILFEAAFMYIFYMIYPGYKMFRLVKCDSYPCPNTVDCFISRPTEKTIITIFMLAVSGVCILLNIAEALYLVGRACSRHFNNADDSPMGAWITKKLFS; encoded by the coding sequence ATGAACTGGGCGTCCTTTTATGCCGTCCTCAGCGGCGTAAACAGGCACTCCACGGGCATCGGCCGCATCTGGCTCTCCGTCCTCTTCATCTTCCGCATCCTGATCCTGGTGGTGGCGGCCGAGAGTGCCTGGGGTGACGAAAAGGCGGGCTTCACCTGCAACACCCAGCAGCCGGGCTGCGACAGCGTCTGCTACGACCAGTTCTTCCCCATCTCGCACATCCGCCTGTGGGCTCTGCAGCTCATCCTGGTCTCCACCCCGGCCCTGCTGGTGGCCATGCACGTGGCGCACCGCCGCCACATCGACAAGAAGATCTTCAAGATGTCGGGCCGGGGCAGCCCCAAGGACCTGGAGCAGATCAAGAGCCACAAATTCAAGATCACCGGAGCTCTCTGGTGGACCTACATGATAAGCCTGCTCTTCCGCATCCTCTTTGAGGCCGCCTTCATGTACATCTTTTACATGATCTACCCAGGCTACAAAATGTTCCGGCTGGTCAAGTGTGACTCCTACCCCTGCCCGAACACGGTGGACTGTTTCATATCCCGTCCTACCGAGAAgaccatcatcaccatcttcATGCTGGCCGTGTCCGGGGTGTGTATTCTGCTCAATATCGCTGAGGCGCTCTATCTAGTGGGAAGAGCATGCAGCAGGCACTTCAACAATGCTGACGACTCACCCATGGGAGCTTGGATCACCAAAAAGCTTTTTAGCTAA